The following are encoded in a window of Impatiens glandulifera chromosome 5, dImpGla2.1, whole genome shotgun sequence genomic DNA:
- the LOC124937843 gene encoding protein CANDIDATE G-PROTEIN COUPLED RECEPTOR 7-like: MKIILSKAAVAVAVIFLLLSPAIAEIKKLKIKNDARPMILFEKFGFTHTGFVAVAVSGVAVTSTLARPEASRLGFFLLSEESLIQVVIEIQQNPSLCVLDSRYINHLFTFRELSPPPESTFNNSYPVTSPNEYNLFFANCAPESQVTMDVRTEIYNLDSGVKDYLSAGLTQIPTMFFLFSITYFIFLGFWIYTCLINKRSVHRIHILMAVLLLTKALNLIFAAEDKHYVKITGTPHGWDILFYIFQFIRIVLLFTVIILIGTGWSFLKPFLQDKEKKVLMIVIPLQVLANLASIVIDETGPFIKDWVTWNQVFLLVDIICCCAIIFPIVWSIRSLRETSKTDGKAARNLAKLTLFRQFYIVVIGYLYFTRIVVFALKTIAAYKYQWVSNAAEEIASLAFYIVMFYMFRPIERNEYFVLDEEEEREAEMALRDEEFEL; this comes from the coding sequence ATGAAAATAATTCTCTCCAAGGCGGCCGTCGCCGTCGCCGTGATCTTCCTTCTCCTTTCTCCAGCAATCGCCGAGATTAAAAAGTTAAAGATCAAAAACGACGCCCGTCCAATGATCCTATTCGAGAAATTCGGTTTTACACACACTGGATTCGTCGCCGTCGCCGTCTCCGGTGTCGCCGTCACCTCAACCCTAGCCCGACCTGAAGCTTCTCGTCTCGGTTTCTTCCTATTATCAGAAGAATCCCTAATTCAAGTCGTAATCGAGATCCAGCAAAACCCTAGCCTCTGCGTTCTCGATTCAAGATATATTAATCATCTCTTCACTTTCCGTGAGCTATCTCCTCCTCCTGAATCTACTTTCAATAACTCGTATCCTGTTACTTCACCAAACGAGTATAATCTCTTCTTCGCAAATTGCGCGCCGGAGAGCCAAGTGACTATGGATGTACGTACCGAGATCTATAACCTAGATTCCGGCGTTAAGGATTACCTCTCCGCTGGTCTAACTCAGATCCCTAcaatgttctttcttttctctataACCTATTTTATTTTCCTAGGATTCTGGATCTATACTTGCTTAATCAACAAACGATCTGTTCATCGGATCCATATCCTGATGGCGGTTTTACTTCTAACGAAAGCTTTGAATCTGATCTTCGCGGCTGAGGACAAACATTACGTAAAGATAACAGGAACACCTCATGGTTGGGACATCTTGTTCTACATTTTCCAGTTTATCAGAATTGTCCTACTCTTCACTGTAATTATCTTGATTGGGACTGGTTGGTCGTTTTTGAAGCCATTTCTGCAAGATAAAGAGAAAAAGGTGTTGATGATTGTGATCCCACTTCAAGTATTAGCCAATTTAGCTTCAATTGTGATTGATGAAACTGGACCCTTTATCAAGGATTGGGTTACATGGAATCAGGTGTTCTTGTTAGTAGACATAATCTGCTGCTGTGCAATTATTTTCCCAATTGTTTGGTCGATTAGATCATTGAGGGAGACTTCAAAAACAGATGGGAAGGCTGCTAGAAACTTAGCAAAGCTTACTCTTTTTAGACAGTTCTATATTGTAGTGATTGGATATTTATACTTCACTAGGATTGTTGTGTTTGCATTGAAGACAATTGCAGCTTATAAATATCAATGGGTTAGCAATGCAGCTGAGGAGATTGCTAGTTTGGCTTTCTATATAGTTATGTTCTATATGTTTAGGCCAATCGAAAGAAACGAGTACTTTGTTCTCGATGAGGAGGAAGAACGGGAAGCTGAGATGGCTTTAAGGGATGAAGAATTTGAActttga
- the LOC124940151 gene encoding uncharacterized protein LOC124940151 — protein MSLAAMTSPLCIAGVYSQANRKQNQSHNINAKKKKISEKIQIVNGSSSIGFKGKKEDPIWKCVAGCGSCCKLDKGPSFATPEEIFQDQSDIELYKTLIGPDGWCKHYEKTTRTCTIYEERPYFCRVEPEVFEDLYGISEKRFNRDACSSCRDTIKSVYGAQSEELQRFNDAIRNSSISK, from the exons ATGTCCCTAGCTGCTATGACATCGCCGCTCTGTATCGCCGGCGTATACTCTCAGGCTAACCGGAAGCAGAATCAAAGTCACAACATAAAcgcaaagaagaagaagataagcGAAAAAATCCAGATCGTCAACGGCAGCAGTTCAATCGGATTCAAAGGCAAAAAGGAAGATCCTATATGGAAATGCGTCGCCGGTTGCGGTTCGTGCTGTAAACTCGACAAAGGTCCTTCATTCGCCACTCCCGAAGAAATCTTCCAAGATCAATCTGATATTGAG TTGTATAAAACCCTAATTGGTCCGGATGGATGGTGTAAACACTACGAAAAAACCACAAGAACTTGCACGATTTATGAGG AGCGACCGTATTTCTGTCGAGTGGAACCTGAAGTATTTGAAGATTTATATGGGATTAGCGAGAAGAGATTCAACAGAGATGCCTGCAG TAGTTGTAGAGACACGATTAAATCAGTTTATGGTGCCCAATCGGAGGAGTTGCAGAGGTTTAATGATGCTATAAGAAATTCATCCATATCCAAATAA
- the LOC124938915 gene encoding uncharacterized protein LOC124938915 — protein MSWLRSAVYRAVEAGGNNNITRSVRSYADSVVNQAGQAVADETCFDLQAAKNLQSFKQAVKRLEEVSVSNRGLERVQLLRRWLAALKEVEQLSNGNADASRKSSELHISDESNVSPKKPTLVLYYDIDIGVEPVNFRDVFLHSRAVEGMTQSIILEMPNEEESSLLLEIFGLCLTGGKEVHKTILSCIKDLSKAFSSYEEEVLVKREEFLQYAQSAIGGLKINAEISRIDSEASNILNNLDGLKLLHERLSEKPVVLVEDPKQTLERIRLCSRLESLLLKKKHLNYGETYEVHAMKVEKLKVLSESLANSALKAKSRISEHSSQKEEAMNFRKAKYKEVVEIEKVLCAEIGELEKQKYKLEMELKKVNDSVAVACARLRNAREEKLQFDEASNQIVKHFETKADEVSKSITCYRTEADVCIAFINFLEETWGFQASYIEHKKKQVKYVFFIFPIFRLS, from the exons ATGTCTTGGTTAAGATCAGCTGTGTACAGAGCCGTGGAAGCCGGTGGAAACAATAATATCACGCGCAGCGTCCGTAGCTACGCCGATTCTGTTGTCAATCAAGCTGGCCAAGCCGTTGCCGATG AGACATGTTTTGACTTGCAGGCAGCTAAGAATCTACAGAGCTTTAAACAAGCAGTGAAAAGATTAGAAGAAGTGTCTGTTTCTAATAGAGGGCTAGAAAGGGTTCAGTTACTGAGAAGGTGGTTGGCTGCTCTTAAAGAGGTAGAACAACTATCCAATGGAAATGCTGATGCTAGTAGGAAAAGTTCAGAGCTTCATATTTCTGATGAATCAAATGTTTCACCCAAAAAACCTACTTTG GTTTTATATTATGACATTGATATTGGGGTAGAGCCTGTGAATTTTCGTGATGTTTTCCTCCACAGTCGAGCTGTAGAAGGCATGACACAATCTATA ATTCTTGAAATGCCTAATGAGGAAGAAAGCTCCCTTCTCCTGGAGATATTTGG GCTGTGTCTCACAGGAGGAAAGGAAGTCCATAAAACAATCCTTAGCTGCATAAAAGATTTGTCGAAAGCTTTCTCAAGCTATGAAGAGGAAGTTTTG GTAAAGCGGGAAGAATTTCTTCAGTATGCTCAAAGTGCAATTGGAGGATTGAAAATAAATGCAGAAATTTCCAG AATAGATTCTGAAGCCTCCAACATACTGAATAATCTTGATGGATTGAAACTTCTGCATGAGAGGTTATCTGAAAAGCCTGTTGTGCTTGTAGAG GATCCAAAACAAACACTTGAAAGAATTCGGCTGTGTTCTAGGCTGGAGTCACTTTTACTTAAGAAGAAACATTTGAATTATGGAGAAACCTATGAGGTTCATGCTATGAAG GTAGAGAAATTGAAGGTTCTATCAGAGTCCTTGGCTAACTCAGCCTTGAAAGCCAAAAGCCGCATTTCTGAACACAG CTCACAGAAAGAGGAAGCCATGAACTTCCGTAAGGCCAAATACAAGGAAGTTGTTGAAATAGAAAAG GTACTGTGTGCAGAGATAGGAGAACTTGAAAAGCAAAAATACAAGCTTGAAATGGAACTTAAGAAG GTTAATGATTCCGTGGCTGTTGCATGTGCTCGACTCCGCAATGCCAGGGAAGAAAAGCTGCAGTTTGATGAAGCAAGCAATCAGATTGTGAAACATTTTGAAACAAAG GCAGATGAAGTATCAAAGTCAATTACTTGTTATAGAACAGAAGCTGATGTATGCATTGCATTTATCAATTTCCTAGAAGAGACCTGGGGATTCCAGGCCTCATATATTGAGCACAAGAAAAAACAAGTAAAGTATGTCTTTTTTATATTTCCTATTTTCAGACTCTCCTAA
- the LOC124938916 gene encoding uncharacterized protein LOC124938916, with protein MSRDDIEKIEKYFDDLEKINLEFESIERPWLEIETYLQKPELESKMELEVTLTATDKPRLSGSQLLANSPTSKTIMLTSVEDHNNFESMSSPTAESTSIEKLKINVGFQKEDDTLMQSQSPVGVLSPGSKLEVLEVIEKAMNEKFSTILEELEKPMKLSSLAHSSSPPAEFSNNANTNNNNLVPVEFSNNANTNNNNLVKELDDVSFFGT; from the exons ATGTCTAG GGATGATATTGAAAAGATCGAGAAGTATTTCGACGATCTTGAGAAAATCAATTTGGAGTTCGAATCAATCGAAAGACCGTGGCTTGAAATTGAAACCTATTTACAAAAACCAGAATTAGAATCAAAGATGGAGCTTGAAGTGACATTAACCGCCACTGACAAGCCTAGATTGTCAGGATCTCAACTGTTGGCAAACTCTCCGACATCGAAAACAATAATGTTAACATCAGTAGAGGATCATAATAACTTTGAGAGCATGTCTTCCCCCACTGCTGAAAGTACATCGATCGAAAAACTCAAAATTAACGTTGGTTTCCAAAAAGAAGACGACACGTTGATGCAAAGTCAGAGCCCAGTTGGAGTTCTATCCCCTGGTTCAAAACTCGAAGTCCTCGAAGTTATTGAGAAAGCAATGAATGAAAAGTTTTCCACCATCTTAGAAGAACTAGAAAAACCGATGAAACTTAGTTCGCTAGCTCATAGTTCATCGCCACCCGCCGAATTCTCCAACAATGCcaacacaaataataataatctagtACCTGTCGAATTCTCCAACAATGCcaacacaaataataataatctagtAAAAGAATTAGATGACGTCTCGTTCTTCGGaacttaa